TTGACGATTCCTCGTGGTAATCAGACGTATTCGTATTCTGCTCGTGCATTCAACATGATGAACTATTTGGAGTTTGTCAGTGATCGACAAGTCAATTTGCAACTGTCGCATTACTTCAATGGATTCATCATGAACAAAATCCCACTGGTAGATAGACTGAAGTTGCGCTCTGTGGTGACATTCAAGATGCTGTTTGGTACCTTGACAGATGAAAACAACCCCGATTTGCACAGTGATTTGCCTCCGTATCCCCGCAATGCTGATGGGACACAGGCCACTTATGCTTTGTCAGATAAACCGTATATGGAAGCGAGTTTTGGGATTTCCAATATCTTTAGTTTTCTGCGGGTAGATTTGGTCAAGCGACTCACATATCTAGATCGCGAGGGAGTGCCGCAGAATTGGGCGGTACGTGCTAGAGTTCAATTTGAGTTTTAATTTCGTCACGTTATTGGTCCCTGTTTGGTCTAATGTCTATCGATATTGGGAATGAGGAGGCTAAACTTGGTGCCCATACCGAGAGTGGATTTGACAGTGATTTGACCATTTAATTTTTGGATGGTTTCTTTGACGATATATAGCCCGAGCCCCGAACCTTTGGAGTCTGGGCTAGCCCGATAAAACATGTCAAAAATCTTTTGGAGGTAACTCTCCTCGATTCCAATTCCGTTGTCTTCTATTTCTACCGTCATTTTCTTCTCATCGATGACTGCTTCGATATTGATGTAGCTGTCGTGGATGTCTGGGTTTTGATATTTGATGGCATTGGAGATCACGTTGTTGAAAATGATAGTGAGTCTGCGTTCGTCACAGTAGAATTTTTCTTTGGCGTCTATGTTGATCAACTTGAGAACCGTAGAGCAACCTGGGAGGTAATTGAGGTGCTTAAAGGATTCGTTGATGATGGCGGCTATGTCTACTTCTTTTTTCTCTACGTCTAGTCTGGAGTTTCGAGAGTAGTCGATGATGTCACTGATGAACTTGTCCAGGTTGACAGTACTGTCTCTGAGGAGTTTGAGGTATCCTTGGATGTCGTATTGTTTGTTTTCTTTTTCTATGATGTTGAGCAATCCGAGTATGGATAGGAGTGGAGCACGTAGATCATGTGAGGTGCTATAGACGAAGCGATCCATTTCTTCGTTGATCTTTTTCAATTCCTGGTTGGCATCTAGGAGTTCTTCAGAACTCACATTCATGACCCGCTCGATGAGTTCTTGCTCTTGCTCGAAGTGATCGTAGGTCTCGCTGATGTTGTCAAATAGCGTCTCCATTTCTGCGGGAATGGGCTTGTCACCCATATATTTTTGGAGCTGCTGTTGTAGGATATGGTTTTGTTTCTTTTCCTTCATCAATCTTCTCTAAATGCTGTAATCACAATGCTTTTGTTGTGCAATTCACTTTTGGACCGGGGTGCATTAGGGACAATCTCTCCATAAGAGTAAAACCCCATCACTGGTGTACCTTCTTCAAACTCCGAATTTACATATTCTACTTCATGGCTCGACCAATCCTTCAAAACTTTTCTCCTGCCAACACAATTGATCAAGAGAACAAAGTCGGGTTTTGGGATGCCAAAGGAGGCTAGGGTTTGTGAGGTAGTTTGTTGGGCTGATTCGATCATCGTATGCGGGTTGGATTTCATCATTCGAATCAAGTCCCCTTTGCTAAAGTTGCCTGCAAAGGAAATGGATTCGTCATCGTGGACGGTGACTACTGTGCGAATCACCCGTTTGCCTGTCCCGTTGTTTCTTTTGATGCCGAGAGGGTAGGTTGAGCATTCTGTGGTGACGTCATCGACAAGTCCTTCGAGGTATTGTTTGTAGAAGTGTAGCGGGCTCTTGCCGTCAATTTCATAGAGTCGTGTATTGTAGGCTCTCGTGACAGTTTTCTCAGCGCCAAACGAACTCCATGAGGTGTCCAAACCATAGCCTATTTTGAGGTGCTCGCCACTGAACCCAACTCCGACGACTTGTCCTTCCTTTGGGGGTTCGTTTAGTCCCACCAGAGAGAGGGTGTCCAAAGAGTTGGTGCCTGTCATTCCTCCCAAAATAGGGATTGATTCCGAGAGGTTGATATGGATGCCAGTGATGAGATCGTCACCATTGATCGTCTTGCCGTCGGCGAATAGTAGGAGGTTTGATATGAAATCTTTGTTGAGATCGGCAGACAAGTGTGTACCTGCATCGAAACTATCTTGAACATTCGCAATGTCTACACGGATGGATTCGATGGTGGTTTTTTCGAAATAGAGCGCAGATACTACGATGTGGTTTTGGAGTACTTGACCGTTGATTATTTCTTCGGCAGTACTGGCAGTGATGATGTCGGCATTGGGATACTTCTCTCGCAGTTCGTGGTAGCGCTCGGGTACTTGGATGAGC
The DNA window shown above is from Reichenbachiella sp. 5M10 and carries:
- a CDS encoding ATP-binding protein, whose translation is MKEKKQNHILQQQLQKYMGDKPIPAEMETLFDNISETYDHFEQEQELIERVMNVSSEELLDANQELKKINEEMDRFVYSTSHDLRAPLLSILGLLNIIEKENKQYDIQGYLKLLRDSTVNLDKFISDIIDYSRNSRLDVEKKEVDIAAIINESFKHLNYLPGCSTVLKLINIDAKEKFYCDERRLTIIFNNVISNAIKYQNPDIHDSYINIEAVIDEKKMTVEIEDNGIGIEESYLQKIFDMFYRASPDSKGSGLGLYIVKETIQKLNGQITVKSTLGMGTKFSLLIPNIDRH
- a CDS encoding FIST signal transduction protein; this translates as MQAEQLTWSSQHKWQAISNHNLGQTANLVFAFGTPELIQVPERYHELREKYPNADIITASTAEEIINGQVLQNHIVVSALYFEKTTIESIRVDIANVQDSFDAGTHLSADLNKDFISNLLLFADGKTINGDDLITGIHINLSESIPILGGMTGTNSLDTLSLVGLNEPPKEGQVVGVGFSGEHLKIGYGLDTSWSSFGAEKTVTRAYNTRLYEIDGKSPLHFYKQYLEGLVDDVTTECSTYPLGIKRNNGTGKRVIRTVVTVHDDESISFAGNFSKGDLIRMMKSNPHTMIESAQQTTSQTLASFGIPKPDFVLLINCVGRRKVLKDWSSHEVEYVNSEFEEGTPVMGFYSYGEIVPNAPRSKSELHNKSIVITAFRED